From Symphalangus syndactylus isolate Jambi chromosome X, NHGRI_mSymSyn1-v2.1_pri, whole genome shotgun sequence, the proteins below share one genomic window:
- the P2RY4 gene encoding P2Y purinoceptor 4 isoform X1 has product MASTESSLLRSLGLSPGPGSSEVELDCWFDEDFKFILLPVSYAVVFVLGLGLNAPTLWLFIFRLRPWDATTTYMFHLALSDTLYVLSLPTLIYYYAAHNHWPFGTEICKFVRFLFYWNLYCSVLFLTCISVHRYLGICHPLRALRWGRPRLTGLLCLAVWLVVAGCLVPNLFFVTTSTKGTTVLCHDTTRPEEFDHYVHFSSAVMGLLFGMPCLVTLVCYGLMARRLYQPLPGAAQSSSRLRSLRTIAVVLTVFAVCFVPFHITRTVYYLARLLEADCRVLNIVNVVYKVTRPLASANSCLDPVLYMLTGDKYRRQLRQLCAGGKPQPRTAASSLALVSLPEDSSCRTNSQEWYYQTKEHECFYGS; this is encoded by the exons ATGGCCAGTACAGAGTCCTCGCTGTTGAGATCCCTAGGCCTCAGCCCAGGTCCTGGCAGCAGTGAGGTGGAGCTGGACTGTTGGTTCGATGAGGATTTCAAGTTCATCCTGCTGCCTGTGAGCTATGCAGTTGTGTTTGTGCTGGGCTTGGGCCTTAACGCTCCAACCCTATGGCTCTTCATCTTCCGCCTCCGACCCTGGGATGCAACGACCACCTACATGTTCCACCTGGCATTGTCAGACACTTTGTATGTGCTGTCGCTGCCCACCCTCATCTACTATTATGCAGCCCACAACCACTGGCCCTTTGGCACTGAGATCTGCAAGTTCGTCCGCTTTCTTTTCTATTGGAACCTCTACTGCAGCGTCCTTTTCCTCACCTGCATCAGCGTGCACCGCTACCTGGGCATCTGCCACCCACTTCGGGCACTACGCTGGGGACGCCCTCGCCTCACAGGCCTTCTCTGCCTGGCAGTTTGGTTGGTCGTAGCCGGCTGCCTCGTGCCCAACCTGTTCTTCGTCACAACCAGCACCAAAGGGACCACCGTCCTGTGCCATGACACCACTCGGCCTGAAGAGTTCGACCACTATGTGCACTTCAGCTCAGCGGTCATGGGGCTGCTCTTTGGCATGCCCTGCCTGGTCACTCTTGTTTGCTATGGACTCATGGCCCGTCGCCTATATCAGCCCTTGCCAGGCGCTGCACAGTCGTCTTCTCGCCTCCGCTCCCTCCGCACCATAGCTGTGGTGCTGACCGTCTTCGCTGTCTGCTTCGTGCCTTTCCACATCACCCGCACCGTTTACTACCTGGCCAGGCTGTTGGAAGCTGACTGCCGAGTGCTGAACATTGTCAACGTGGTCTACAAAGTGACTCGGCCCCTGGCCAGTGCCAACAGCTGCCTGGATCCTGTGCTCTACATGCTCACTGGGGACAAATATCGACGTCAGCTCCGTCAGCTCTGTGCTGGTGGCAAGCCCCAGCCCCGCACGGCTGCCTCTTCCCTGGCACTAGTGTCCCTGCCTGAGGATAGCAGCTGCAG GACAAATTCCCAGGAGTGGTATTACCAGACCAAAGAGCATGAATGTTTTTATGGATCGTGA
- the P2RY4 gene encoding P2Y purinoceptor 4 isoform X2, which produces MASTESSLLRSLGLSPGPGSSEVELDCWFDEDFKFILLPVSYAVVFVLGLGLNAPTLWLFIFRLRPWDATTTYMFHLALSDTLYVLSLPTLIYYYAAHNHWPFGTEICKFVRFLFYWNLYCSVLFLTCISVHRYLGICHPLRALRWGRPRLTGLLCLAVWLVVAGCLVPNLFFVTTSTKGTTVLCHDTTRPEEFDHYVHFSSAVMGLLFGMPCLVTLVCYGLMARRLYQPLPGAAQSSSRLRSLRTIAVVLTVFAVCFVPFHITRTVYYLARLLEADCRVLNIVNVVYKVTRPLASANSCLDPVLYMLTGDKYRRQLRQLCAGGKPQPRTAASSLALVSLPEDSSCRWAATPQDSSCSTPRADRL; this is translated from the coding sequence ATGGCCAGTACAGAGTCCTCGCTGTTGAGATCCCTAGGCCTCAGCCCAGGTCCTGGCAGCAGTGAGGTGGAGCTGGACTGTTGGTTCGATGAGGATTTCAAGTTCATCCTGCTGCCTGTGAGCTATGCAGTTGTGTTTGTGCTGGGCTTGGGCCTTAACGCTCCAACCCTATGGCTCTTCATCTTCCGCCTCCGACCCTGGGATGCAACGACCACCTACATGTTCCACCTGGCATTGTCAGACACTTTGTATGTGCTGTCGCTGCCCACCCTCATCTACTATTATGCAGCCCACAACCACTGGCCCTTTGGCACTGAGATCTGCAAGTTCGTCCGCTTTCTTTTCTATTGGAACCTCTACTGCAGCGTCCTTTTCCTCACCTGCATCAGCGTGCACCGCTACCTGGGCATCTGCCACCCACTTCGGGCACTACGCTGGGGACGCCCTCGCCTCACAGGCCTTCTCTGCCTGGCAGTTTGGTTGGTCGTAGCCGGCTGCCTCGTGCCCAACCTGTTCTTCGTCACAACCAGCACCAAAGGGACCACCGTCCTGTGCCATGACACCACTCGGCCTGAAGAGTTCGACCACTATGTGCACTTCAGCTCAGCGGTCATGGGGCTGCTCTTTGGCATGCCCTGCCTGGTCACTCTTGTTTGCTATGGACTCATGGCCCGTCGCCTATATCAGCCCTTGCCAGGCGCTGCACAGTCGTCTTCTCGCCTCCGCTCCCTCCGCACCATAGCTGTGGTGCTGACCGTCTTCGCTGTCTGCTTCGTGCCTTTCCACATCACCCGCACCGTTTACTACCTGGCCAGGCTGTTGGAAGCTGACTGCCGAGTGCTGAACATTGTCAACGTGGTCTACAAAGTGACTCGGCCCCTGGCCAGTGCCAACAGCTGCCTGGATCCTGTGCTCTACATGCTCACTGGGGACAAATATCGACGTCAGCTCCGTCAGCTCTGTGCTGGTGGCAAGCCCCAGCCCCGCACGGCTGCCTCTTCCCTGGCACTAGTGTCCCTGCCTGAGGATAGCAGCTGCAGGTGGGCGGCCACCCCCCAGGACAGTAGCTGCTCTACTCCTAGGGCAGATAGATTGTAA